Proteins found in one Sorghum bicolor cultivar BTx623 chromosome 1, Sorghum_bicolor_NCBIv3, whole genome shotgun sequence genomic segment:
- the LOC8077970 gene encoding transcription factor bHLH57 yields the protein MERMQLQLQGPIASSLWADKQQQAASTSAAVAAAQMPFLALLQGAGVVMEAEEQQQHDGRKRQAFARAVSDLDLLESCVTQAAVAPAAASAPVASRTERRRKRPRPRARAAPPPEKRRKPEEAESQRMTHIAVERNRRRLMNDHLASLRSLIPSSYIPRGDQATVVGGAIDYVKQLEQQLVALQAAAAARRDGTGAGAAVATAASDGVFVSPQYASYSD from the exons ATGGAGAGgatgcagctgcagctgcaaggGCCCATCGCCTCTTCGCTG TGGGCGGacaagcagcagcaggcggccaGCACCAGCgccgcggtggcggcggcgcagaTGCCCTTCCTGGCGTTGCTCCAGGGCGCGGGCGTCGTCATGGAggcggaggagcagcagcagcatgacGGGCGCAAGCGGCAGGCCTTCGCGCGCGCCGTCTCCGACCTCGACCTGCTCGAGAGCTGCGTCACGCAGGCGGCGGTGGCTCCTGCTGCGGCGTCTGCGCCCGTGGCCAGCAGGACCGAGAGGCGGAGGAAGCGGCCGAGACCCCGCGCGcgggccgcgccgccgccggagaagCGCAGGAAGCCCGAGGAGGCCGAGAGCCAGCGGATGACGCACATCGCCGTGGAGCGCAACCGGCGGCGCCTCATGAACGACCACCTCGCCTCGCTCCGCTCCCTCATCCCCTCCAGCTACATCCCCCGC GGCGACCAGGCGACAGTGGTGGGTGGCGCGATCGACTACGTGAAGCAACTGGAGCAGCAGCTGGTGGCATTGcaggcggccgcggccgcgcgtCGCGACGgtaccggcgccggcgccgcggtgGCCACGGCCGCGTCGGACGGCGTGTTCGTGTCCCCGCAGTACGCGAGCTACTCGGAC